The Vicia villosa cultivar HV-30 ecotype Madison, WI linkage group LG1, Vvil1.0, whole genome shotgun sequence genome includes a region encoding these proteins:
- the LOC131614178 gene encoding leghemoglobin-like — protein sequence MDGFTIEQEALVNSSWETFKKNIPQLSIFFYTSILEKVPDAKDMFSFLKNFDGIPHNNSTLEAHAELIFEMTRDSAVQLRAKGKVDVVDDVTLEYLGSVHVQKGVIDLHFMVFKEAMLKTIKKAVEDKWSEELDCAWGKAYDELAAAIKKAMGWP from the exons ATGGATGGTTTCACAATAGAGCAAGAAGCTTTGGTGAATAGTTCATGGGAAACATTCAAGAAAAACATTCCTCAACTTAGCATTTTCTTCTATACCTC GATATTGGAGAAAGTACCTGATGCAAAGGACATGTTCTcgtttttgaaaaactttgatggAATACCACATAACAATTCAACACTTGAGGCACACGCCGAATTGATTTTCGAAATG ACGCGCGATTCAGCAGTTCAACTTCGAGCAAAAGGAAAAGTAGATGTTGTGGATGATGTTACATTAGAATATTTGGGTTCTGTCCATGTTCAAAAAGGTGTCATTGATCTCCATTTCATG GTGTTTAAAGAAGCTATGTTGAAAACAATAAAAAAGGCTGTGGAGGATAAATGGAGTGAGGAATTGGATTGTGCTTGGGGTAAAGCCTATGATGAATTAGCAGCTGCAATTAAGAAGGCAATGGGATGGCCATAA